A stretch of Episyrphus balteatus chromosome 2, idEpiBalt1.1, whole genome shotgun sequence DNA encodes these proteins:
- the LOC129911702 gene encoding iodotyrosine deiodinase, protein MIQININQSLIVQHWEYILPIFLVILGVFYFKKLKAFKSPREENVKSNKLDGEEYVGADYKDDEDIDEYTPALEESEHIPFKGASITLPGGAEAFYEIVNNRRSIRSFSNKTIPFEIIETCIKAAGTSPSGAHTEPWTFCVISDPSIKTQVREIIEAEEYLNYTQRMHRQWTADLKPLHTDHIKEYLTEAPYLILIFKQIYGFKPNGGRKQHYYNEISVSIATGILLCALQAAGLSSLVTTPLNCGPALRNLLNRPQNEKLLVLLPVGYASEDCKVPNLKRKPVEDILVTY, encoded by the exons ATGATTCAAATAAATATCAATCAATCATTGATCGTGCAACATTGGGAATATATTTTGCCGATTTTCTTGGTTATTTTGggagttttttatttcaaaaagttaaaagcTTTTAAAAGTCCAAGAGAGGAAAATGTAAAGAGTAACAAACTCGATGGTGAAGAGTATGTTGGAG CTGATTACAAAGACGATGAAGATATCGATGAATACACTCCAGCTTTGGAAGAATCTGAACACATTCCATTCAAAGGAGCTTCGATAACCCTTCCTGGTGGAGCTGAAGCTTTTTATGAAATTGTCAATAACCGAAGAAGTATTCGTTCGTTCAGCAACAAAACTATTCCCtttgaaattattgaaactTGTATTAAAGCTGCCGGGACATCTCCATCCGGTGCTCACACTGAACCATGGACATTTTGTGTTATAAGTGATCCTTCGATTAAAACACAAGTTCGGGAAATAATTGAAGCTGAAGAATATTTGAATTATACTCAGCGAATGCATCGTCAATGGACTGCTGATCTCAAGCCCTTACACACCGATCATATTAAAGAATATTTAACTGAAGCACCATATCTTatattgattttcaaacaaatctaTGGATTTAAACCTAATGGCGGACGGAAACAACATTATTACAATGAAATATCTGTTTCGATTGCTACTGGGATACTTTTATGTGCACTTCAAGCTGCTGGTTTAAGTTCGTTGGTAACAACACCATTAAATTGTGGACCTGCgttaagaaatttattaaatagaCCACAAAATGAAAAGCTTTTGGTTCTACTTCCGGTTGGTTATGCATCGGAGGATTGTAAGGTGCCAAATTTGAAACGAAAACCAGTAGAAGATATATTAGTtacatattaa